A window of Campylobacter magnus genomic DNA:
AAGCCCCAGCGCCTTTAATAAGCAAGATTAGCTCTTTATATCCACCCGCGCTGCCTTCGCTAGCACTCATTATTTCGTATTTGTAGCCTTTTAGATCAGCAAAGCGCATATACGCCCCAGCCAAGTCCCCTACAAAAAGTGCCGCCTCATCGCCACCAGTACCAGCTCTAAGCTCTAAAAAGATGTTTTTATCATCATTTGGATCTTTTGGGATAAGTAGAATTTTGATTTCTTCTTCTAGGGTTGCGATGTCGCTCTCAGCGCTTTTTAGCTCTTCTTTTGCTAGCTCGCCAAGCTCAGGGTCGTTTAGTAGAGATTTGTTTTCTTCTATTTGTTCTAAAAGCTGATTATACCGCAAAGCAGCGTCTTTTATAGCCTCTAGACTGCGCTGTTCTTTTGCTAGTTTGCTCATGCGATCGATATCGCTAGCAGCACTTGGATCACTTAAAAGTGCGCTAATCTCATCATAGCGCACTATAAAAGGTTTTAGCTTATCAGCTAACACGGGTTATGCGATTTTATTTACAAGTAGGGCTAGGCGAGATACGCGACGACTTGCGGTTTGTTTTTTTAGAAAGCCACGGCTTACAAAAGCGTGGATATTTTTGTTTGCTACTTTTAGAGCTTCTTGCGCTGCTGCTTTATCGCCATTTGCAGCTGCTTGGCGCACTGCTTTTGTGATGTTTTTTAGTCTTGTGCGATAAAAGCGATTTGCTTCTGTGCGTTTGATTGTTTGTCTAGCGCGTTTTGCTGCTGATTTATGATTTGCCATTTTTTAACCTTTTAAGAAAAATTTTAAAGCTGTGATTTTAGCCAAAATATTTTTAATTTTCGCTTAATTTTTTCTCGTTTACTTTGCTATAAAAATATAAAAACAAATAGCCCAAAAGCCCACTAGCAAAGCTTGCTACAAGGATTGAGAGCTTATCAGCAAAGAAAAACTTATCACTATTTTCATACGCAAGTCCGTTTACAAATAGCGACATCGTAAAGCCGATACCGCCTAAAATACAAACTCCATAAAGTTGCGTCCAAGTAGCACCGCTAGGCAGCGAACCAAGGCGCAAAATCTTTATAAACACAAAAGTAAAGATAAAAATTCCAAGCTGCTTGCCAAAAAACAAACCAAAGAAAATGCCGTAACTAACGCTATTTAAAAGCTGATTTGGATTTATTCCAGTAAGCGCCACGCCAGCATTTACAAAGGCAAAAATTGGCAAGATAAAGAAGTTTGTAACACCCTCTAAATCGTGATAAAACTCATCTAACATACGATTTCCGTTTCTATCAACCGTAGGTATACAAAAGGCTGCCAAAACGCCTGCTATCGTAGCGTGAACGCCACTATTTAGCACGCTTATCCACAGCAAAAAGGTCAAAAACACAAACACAGACTTCTTTGCCACACGAGCGTAGTTTAAAAGCCACATCACACCTAACAAAAATCCTGCTATCAAAAACGAAGTCATAGAAAGATGATCTGTATAGAAAAGCGCAATAATAAGTATCGCACAAAGGTCATCAACCACAGCAAGCGTTAGCAAAAAGATTTTTAGCCCACTTGGCACACGCTTGCCAAGAAGCGCTAAAATTCCAACCGCAAAGGCTATATCAGTAGCTGTAGGTATAGCCCAACCACGAATTGCAAAATCATCGCCGTGATTAAATAGCCAGAAAATCACAGCTGGTATAACAACACCACCAAGCGCACCTATTGCAGGCAGGGCGATTTGACTAGGCTTGCTTAGCTCGCCTTCACGCACTTCTTTTTTAAGCTCCAAGCCAACAACAAAAAAGAAAATAACCATAAGTCCGTCGTTTATCCATAGCACCAAGTGCTCTGCAAATTCTAAATTTCTAAATCTAATCGAAAACTCAGAATGCAAAATTTCTTGGTAAATGCCAGAGAGTGAGCTGTTTTGGCAAATTAACGCAAACAAAGTCGCAAGCATAAGTATCACGCCACCAGCAGCCTCATGACGAAAAAATCTAACTAATAAATTCAAACTATCCCCCTATCTCCCGAAATTTTTTAGATTAGCAAATTATATAATTTTTCTTTTAAAATACTTCTTAAAATTTAAAAATTATTAAAATTTATCTTTTCATAGTTTAATATATAAAAAGGCTAAATTATTTAGATAAAATCTATCCTTTATAAAAAATTTTTTTTATTTTAACAAAAACAATTATAAAAATTTATTTACTTTTAATTTTCGAATTTATATAATTCGTCACTCATTAAACCAAAGGAGAGAAAAATGAAAAAAGTTCTAGTTCTTAGTGCTGTTCTTGCTAGCGCACTATTTGCCGCAAACACTGACGAAGAGCTTCTAAAAGCTGCAAAAGATGCAGGTCTTAGAGCGCTTCCAGCTACTCAAGCAGAGGTTGATGCCCTTCTTAAAGAAATCGGCGTTACTCCAAATCAATTCACAGTAGAAAAAGCTGAACTAGGTAAAAAACTATACCTAGAGCCACGCCTTTCAAAAAGCGGTATCATCAGCTGTAACACCTGTCACAACCTAGGTCTTGGCGGTACTGATGGCGTTGAGGCTGCTGTAGGTCACAGATGGACAGCAAACCCACACCACCTAAACTCACCAACAACTCTAAACTCAGTTCTTAACACAACTCAATTCTGGGATGGCCGTGCTGCTACTTTGATCGAGCAAGCAAAAGGACCTATCCAAGCTGAGCCTGAGATGGCTACTCCTGCTGAGCTAGCTGTTGCTCGCATTAGCTCACTAGATGCTTATGTAGCAGAGTTTAAAAGAATCTACAAAGACGGCGTTACATTTGACAACATCGCTGACGCAATCGCAAGCTTTGAGAGAACTCTACTTACTCCATCAAAATTTGATGAGTTCATGGGCGGCAAACTAGACGCTCTTAGCAAAGAGGAAAAAGCTGGTCTTAAAACTTTCATCGATAAAGGTTGTGCTGCTTGCCACACTGGCGTTAACTTAGGTGGTAGCATGCAAGCATTTGAAGTTGCTGGTAAATATCAATTTGCTAATGTTGGTGACTTCAAAGGTGATGCAAACGGCATGGTTAAAACCCCAACTCTACGCAATGTAACAAAAACAGCTCCATACTTCCACAATGGTGCTATCTGGACTCTTGAAGAGGCAGTAAAAACTATGGGTAGCGTTCAACTAGGCATCAAAATCAGCGACAAAGAAGCAAAAAGCATTATCAACTTCCTTGGCGCACTTGATGGCAAAATCCCAGCTATCTCTTACCCAGAGTTCCCAGCTAGCTCTAAAAAGACTCCAAAACCAGAGCTATAATTTTTGGGCTTTTTAAGCAAAGCTATTTCTAGGGAATTCTAGAATTCCCTAGAAAGAAATTCTAGAATTCCCAAGGAATTTTGGGGAATTCTAGAATTCCTGCTTTTATTCTATATTTTTTTTAATTTTATCCACATCTTTAAAACTCTTTTAACGAAAAATAAGCTAGAATTGTGCTTTATATTTTTTAAGGAATTTTAGTGAATTTTATTGATTTAGGCGCGCAGTATAGAGCCTACAAAGACGAGATTGATACTAGCATACACGCAGTTTTAGATACTTCTCATTATATAATGGGGCAAAAGCTTAGCGATTTTGAGACAAATCTAGCTACTTTTAGTGGCGCAAAACACGCTATAGGCTGTTCTAGCGGCACTTCAGCTCTTATTTTAGCCCTACTTGCACTTGATATAAAAGCAGGCGATGAAGTGATAACTACGCCATTTACTTTTATAGCAACAGCTGAAATGATAGCCTTTATGGGCGCAAAACCTGTTTTTGTAGATATTAATGAGCGCACTTACAACATCGATGCTAGCAAAATAGAAGAAAAAATCACCACACGCACAAAGGCTATAATGCCAGTTTCGCTCTTTGGGCAGTGTGCTGATATGGATGAAATAGCCAAAATCGCTAGCAAACACAATATCGCTGTAATCGAAGATGGCGCACAAAGCTTTGGCGCACTCTACAAAGGCAAGCGCTCTTGTAATCTTAGCGTTATAGGCTGTACTTCATTTTTCCCAGCTAAGCCACTTGGCTGCTATGGCGATGGTGGTGCTGTATTTACTAGCGATGATGAGCTAGCTAAAAAAATAAGAATATTACTAAATCACGGACAAACCGAGCGTTATGTTCACAAATACATCGGCTTTAATGGCAGGCTTGATGCTATTCAAGCAGCTGTTTTGGATGTAAAACTAAAATATTTTAACGCCGAGCTAGCAAAACGCCAAATAATCGCAAAAAACTATAACCAAAATCTAAAAAATGTAATCACGCCTTTTATAGAAAATGGCAACGAAAGTGCGTGGGCGCAATACTGCATAAGAGTAAAAAATAGACAAAAAGTCCTTGAAATATGCGCTAAAGAAGGAATTCCTACCGGGGTTTATTATCCTATCCCACTTCATTTACAAGAGGTTTTTGCCTATCTTGGACATAAAAAAGGCGATTTTGAAATCTGTGAAAAAATAAGCGAAGATATAATGGCACTGCCTATGAGTGCGTTTTTAAGCCCAGAAGATCAACAAAAAGTAATAGAAGTAATCAACAAGGCAACAGCGTGATAAAACTAGGGCTTTTAGGCGTGGGCAAAATGGGGCAAAACCACCTTAAAAACATTGTTTCTTTGCCTTGCTATGAGCTTAGTTTTATTTATGATTACAATGATGAGCTTTGCGCCAAATTAGCCAGAGAATACGACACAAAGGCTAGTTTGGATTTAGACAAGGGTTTAGCTAGCGTAGATGCTATTATCATTGTCACGCCGACATTTACGCACGATGAGTATATAAAAAAAGTTAGCAAAGCTACAAAAAATATTTTCGTAGAAAAGCCACTTTGCGATAGCTTTGAAAAATGCCAAGAGATAATGCTTTTAGAGCAAAATCTAGGGCTAAATATCGCTGTTGGCTTCATAGAGAGATTTAACCCTGCGCTAAAAGAGCTACAAAACGAGCTAAAAAAGCTTGATAGCAACACCCACGAACTGCGCTTTACTCGCACCAGCCTAGCAAGCTCAAGGATAACCGATGTAGATGTGATAACTGATCTTATGATCCACGACATTGACCTAGCACTTTATTTAAATGGTGATGCGCAGGTGCTTTTTGCAAACGGAGTAATCCAAAATAACACAATAAATCTAGCCACAGCCACGCTAAAACACGAAAATGGCATCATCTCACATATACACGCCAGTCGCATCACGCACAAAAACGAGCGAAAAATCAGCATTAGTACTGATGAGGCGCACTTTGAGTGTGATTTGCTAGCAAAAGAGCTAACTGTCTTTAAAAACGCAAAAAATGAGCTAGTCCAAGCCAAAGAAGCAAACGCTCTAAAAGACGAGCTAGTAGCATTTAGCGAACTTTGTGCTGGGCAAAAATCAAACAAGCTAGCAGACGCAAAATCAGCCACAAAAGCCATGAAAATCGCTACTGATATCGCAAAAATAATAAAAGAGCAAAAATAAATACAAAAAATCTAGAATTCTTAACACAAATCTAGAATTCCTAGCTTAAATCTAGAATTTCTAAGCTTAGGAATTCTACATTTAAGCTTTCATTTATAAACTTTTGGCTAGAATTGCGCCTTTAAACCAAAAAAGCCCCTAAACTTTGCTAAGGCAAATGCTTTTTGGCATCTTTACAAACAAAGGAGCGTTGTATGTACGCAATATTCAAACACGGTGGCAAACAATACAAAGTTAGCCAAGGTGATTATCTAAATCTTGACCATTTTAGCAGCGAAAAAGGCGCAAGCGTAGAACTAAGCGAAGTTCTAGCAGTTTGCGACAAAGAGCTAAAAGTAGGCACTCCATTTGTAAGTGGAGCAAAAATCACTCTAAAAGTAATCGCAGAGGGTAAAGACCGCAAAGTGGTGATTTTCAAAAAACGCCGCCGCAAAGACTCTAAACGCAAAAGAGGCTTCCGCAGAGAGTATACCCGTGTAAAAGTAGAAAGCATACAAGCATAAGGAGTAAAATATGGCACACAAAAAAGGTCAGGGTTCTACCCAAAATAACAGAGATTCGATAGGACGCAGGCTTGGCGTGAAAAAATTCGGTGGCGAGTTTGTTCGTGCTGGAAACATAATAATCCGCCAAAGAGGCACAGCAACTCACGCAGGCGTAGGCGTAGGCATGGGCAAAGACCACACTATTTTTGCATTGATTGACGGCGTTGTAAAATTTGAGCGCAAAGACAAAAATCGCAAAAAAGTATCAGTTTATCCAGCTGCTTAATTTCTTTTAAAAATTCTAGAATTCCCTAGGGAATTCTAGAATTCACTTATTTTTTAAAAATTCAAATGTTTGTAGATCACGCAAAATTTACCATTCGCTCTGGCAAGGGTGGCGCAGGCTGTGCTTCTTTTCGCCGTGAGAAATTTGTCGAGCTTGGAGGCCCTGATGGTGGGGATGGTGGAAATGGTGGAAATGTCTATTTTCAGGCACAAAACAACACTCACACCTTAGCCTTTTATAGTGGCAAACGCCTACTAAAAGCTGGTAGTGGCGAGCAAGGCAGCAGCCGAAAAAAACACGGCAAAAAGGGCGAGGATTTAGTTCTTATCGTCCCACCTGGCACTAGCGTAATTGACGCTGATAGTGGCGAGCTTTTGCTAGATATGATAAATGATGGTGAGAAAAAGCTGATTTTAAAAGGTGGCAAAGGTGGTCTTGGAAATGTACATTTTAAAAATAGCGTAAATCAAGCCCCAACCTACGCCCAGCCTGGCGAGCCCTACTCTGAGCTTAATTTGCGTTTGGAGCTAAAAAGCATAGCTGATGTGGGCTTAGTAGGTTTTCCAAATGTCGGTAAAAGCACACTAATCTCAACCATCTCAAACGCTAAACCTGAGATAGCAAACTACGAGTTTACTACAATCACCCCAAAGCTAGGCCGCGTAAATGTAGGCGAGTTTGATGGTTTTATCATGGCTGATATCCCAGGCATTATCGGTGGGGCTAGCGAGGGCAAGGGGCTTGGGCTTGCTTTTTTAAAGCATATTGAGCGCACGAAAATCTTGCTTTTTATGCTAGATTTAGCCCACCCTAGTATGGATGTAAAAGAGCAGTTTGCTGCGCTAAAAACTGAGCTTGGCAAGTTTAGCAGTGAGCTTGCCCTGCGCCCTTTTGCCATAGCCTTGACAAGAAGCGATGCTTGCAAAAATGCTAGCGAAATTCTAGCTGATTTTGCTGGGGACTTTGAGATGAAAGCTAAGCTAAAAGATGATTTTTTGCTAGCTAAAAGCGAGGATGATTTTAGCAATACTCCTGCTAGCAAGCCTTTTTTCATCGCTGTAATCTCAGCTGCTATCTCACACAACATTGATGAGCTAAAATACCAGCTTTTTGCGCAAATTTCTAACCAAAATTTGTAGTTTCAAGCTATTTTAATAAATTTTTGCTATAATTGCGAGTTTTAATTTTTTAAAGGATAACAAATGGAGCAAACACTCTCAATCATCAAGCCAGACGCTGTAAAAAAAGGCGTAATCGGCAAAATCATCTCTCGTTTTGAGACAAATGGCCTTCGCATCGCAGCAGCCAAAAAACTACAACTAAGCACAGATGATGCTAAAAAATTCTACGAAGTTCACAAAGAACGCCCATTTTATGGCGAGCTAGTTGAGTTTATGACTAGCGGTCCAGTTGTAGTTATGGTGCTTGAAGGCGAGGGCGCAGTAGCAAAAAACAGAGAGCTAATGGGTGCTACTAACCCAAAAGAAGCAGCACCTGGCACAATTCGCGCTGATTTTGCCGAGAGTATTGATGCAAACGCAGTTCACGGCAGCGACAGCCTAGAAAATGCTAAAAACGAAATCGCATTTTTCTTCGCTAAAAGAGAAATTTGCTAATTTCTAAGGAATTCTAGATAGGAATTCTAGATTATCACATGAAAATCGCATTTGCTAAAATCGGCTCTGAGCCACTAAATATTTCGCACGAGTGCGAAGGCATTAGCTTTAAAGGCACTTTAAAGCGTAAAAACGCAGAGCAAGTTTTAGCTAGTGGCGAGTTAAGTGGAGTTCTAAAACATTTTTGCGACAGCTGTGGAGAACCACTAGAAATAAGCATAAATGAGAGTTTAGAACTTAGCTTAAATGATGGCGCAACATCTGCGCCTGGTTTAGACATAGTCGAGTTTTATGATGGGTTTATTGACCTAGGTGAGCTTATAAATAGCGAAATTGAGAGCATAAAAAGCGACTATTTTTATTGTAAAAATTGTAAAACCAACTAAGGAGAATAAAATGGCAGTTCCAAAAAGAAGAGTTAGCCACACGCGTGCTGCAAAACGCAGAACACACTATAAAGTAACTTTACCTATGCCGGTAAAAGACAAAGACGGAAGCTGGAAAATGCCTCACCGTGTAAATCCAACAACAGGTCAATACAAATAGCAAATGATTAAAATAGCAATAGATGCAATGGGTGGGGACTTTGGTCCTGCGCCTATTGTAGAGGGCGTTTTACAAGCTCTAAGCGAAGCTAGTTTTGAAGCGATTTTAGTTGGCAAAAGGGCTGAGATTGAGCCTCTTGTGCCAAAAGGTCTAGAATCTAGAATTAGTTATGAAGAAGCTAGCGATGTTTTTGACATGGATGAGATGGCAACTGATGCGCTAAAACGCAAAGATAGCTCTATATATAAAGCAATAGAGCTAGTGCGAAATGGTAGTGCTGATGCTGTGGTCTCAGCTGGTCACTCAGGGGCAACTATGAGCTTGGCTACCTTGCGTATAGGCAGGCTTGATGGAGTTTCTCGCCCACCTATTGCTACTTTAATGCCTACTATCATCCGTGACAAAAAAACGCTGGTGCTAGATGTGGGCGCAAATGTTGATTGCAAACCTGAACATCTTTTTGAGTTTGCTGTGATGAGCGAGGCTTACGCACAGCAAATTTTGCGCATCCAGAAGCCAAAAATATCTTTACTTAGCAATGGCGAAGAAGATTGTAAAGGCAATGAAACTAGCAAAGCTGCCTTTGAATTACTTAAAAAAATGGATAATTTCGTAGGCAATGCTGAGGGAAATCAAGTTTTTGATGGTAGCGTAGATATCATTGTTTGCGATGGTTTTGTGGGAAATATTCTGCTTAAAACTGCTGAGGGTGTATCAGGCGCAATCTCAAAAATCATAAAGCGAAATATAAAAGAATCAGCTATTGCGATGATAGGCGCAGTGCTTTTAAAACGAGTGTTTAAAAAGCTTAAAAATGATGTAGATTATGATGAATACGGTGGCGCACCGCTACTTGGTGTGAAAAAATGCACCATAATAAGCCATGGCAAGTCAAGTCCAAAAGCTATAAAAAACGCAATTTTTCAATCAATAAAATTCTCAAAGTCAAATATAAACGAACAAATTATCTCAAAACTAGCAAGTTATAATCAATGAAAAAAGCCGCATTAGTAAGCATAGCAGCTTACGCCCCACAAAAAATACTTACAAACGCTGACCTGGAAAAAATGGTAGAAACCAGTGATGAGTGGATTGTAAAACGCACAGGAATTCACTCTCGCCACATAGCAGAAGATGAGAGTCTTACAAGCATGGCGCTAAAGGCTGGTAAATTAGCCTTAGAGCGTTCTGGCTTAGAAAAAAATGAGATTGACTGCTTGATTTGCGCTACGGTTACGCCTGATTTTTTCTGTATGCCAAGCACGGCTGCACAGGTGGCAAGCGAGCTTGGACTTGGGGCAATTATGGCTTTTGATATAGGTGCTGCTTGTTCTGGCTTTGTGTATTTGCTTGAAGTAGCAAAAAGCCTAGTTGAGAGTGGTGCAAAGAAAAATGTTCTTATAATAGGCGCTGATAAGTTTTCTAGCATTGTAGATTACAGCGACCGCAGCATTTGCGTGCTTTTTGGCGATGGGGCTGGAGCAGGCGTGGTAAGCGTAGCCAGTAGCGATAATCACATCATCTCTACGCACTGCGCAAGCGATGGTAGCAAGGGCGAGCTTTTGATGACGCCAAAAGATGGTAGAAATGTCGGCTTTGTAAAAATGTCTGGCAATGAAGTCTTTAAAATCGCTGTAAATACGCTAACAAACGATGTTGTAGAACTTCTAGAAAAAAGCGGGATTGCTAGTAGCCAGATTGATCTTTTTATCCCGCATCAAGCAAATCTGCGCATCATAAAAGCTGTCCAAGAAAGACTAGGACTAAGCGAGGCTAAATGCGTAGTAACTGTGGGTGAGTACGGCAACACAAGTGCTGCTAGCATACCGATGGCAATGAATACAGCCTACGAAGATGGCAGGCTAAAAGCAGGCTCACTAATACTACTGGATGCCTTTGGCGGCGGTTTTACTTGGGGTTCTGCTTTGCTTCGCTTTGGCAGGTAAGCTTTGCTATTAAATTAAAAGTTACTAGGAATTCTAGATTTAGGAATTCTCTTTGGGAATTCTAGTTTTGGAAATTCTAGTTTAAGGAATTCTAGTTTTGGGAATTCTAGTTTTGGGAATTCTCTTTAAGGAATTCTCTTTAAGGAATTCTAGAATTCCTTGATAAAAAGTTTAAAACTTAAAGGGGCTAAAATGAATAAAATCATGCTTTGTGCGATTTGTAATGTCTCAAGTGGCGGATGTAGCGAGGACTGCGCATATTGCACCCAGTCAGCCAAATGGGGCGCTGATATCAAAAAATACCGCCAAAAGAGCATCGCTGATATCCTAAATGAAGCAAAAATCGCTAAAAATAACCACGCTCTTGGCTTTTGTCTTGTTACAGCTGGCGAGGGGCTTGATGATAAAAAATTAGACTTTATCTGCGAGGCAGCGCATACTATCAGCCGCGAAGTCCCT
This region includes:
- the rpsT gene encoding 30S ribosomal protein S20, which translates into the protein MANHKSAAKRARQTIKRTEANRFYRTRLKNITKAVRQAAANGDKAAAQEALKVANKNIHAFVSRGFLKKQTASRRVSRLALLVNKIA
- the nhaA gene encoding Na+/H+ antiporter NhaA; amino-acid sequence: MNLLVRFFRHEAAGGVILMLATLFALICQNSSLSGIYQEILHSEFSIRFRNLEFAEHLVLWINDGLMVIFFFVVGLELKKEVREGELSKPSQIALPAIGALGGVVIPAVIFWLFNHGDDFAIRGWAIPTATDIAFAVGILALLGKRVPSGLKIFLLTLAVVDDLCAILIIALFYTDHLSMTSFLIAGFLLGVMWLLNYARVAKKSVFVFLTFLLWISVLNSGVHATIAGVLAAFCIPTVDRNGNRMLDEFYHDLEGVTNFFILPIFAFVNAGVALTGINPNQLLNSVSYGIFFGLFFGKQLGIFIFTFVFIKILRLGSLPSGATWTQLYGVCILGGIGFTMSLFVNGLAYENSDKFFFADKLSILVASFASGLLGYLFLYFYSKVNEKKLSEN
- a CDS encoding cytochrome-c peroxidase, with the protein product MKKVLVLSAVLASALFAANTDEELLKAAKDAGLRALPATQAEVDALLKEIGVTPNQFTVEKAELGKKLYLEPRLSKSGIISCNTCHNLGLGGTDGVEAAVGHRWTANPHHLNSPTTLNSVLNTTQFWDGRAATLIEQAKGPIQAEPEMATPAELAVARISSLDAYVAEFKRIYKDGVTFDNIADAIASFERTLLTPSKFDEFMGGKLDALSKEEKAGLKTFIDKGCAACHTGVNLGGSMQAFEVAGKYQFANVGDFKGDANGMVKTPTLRNVTKTAPYFHNGAIWTLEEAVKTMGSVQLGIKISDKEAKSIINFLGALDGKIPAISYPEFPASSKKTPKPEL
- a CDS encoding DegT/DnrJ/EryC1/StrS family aminotransferase, with product MNFIDLGAQYRAYKDEIDTSIHAVLDTSHYIMGQKLSDFETNLATFSGAKHAIGCSSGTSALILALLALDIKAGDEVITTPFTFIATAEMIAFMGAKPVFVDINERTYNIDASKIEEKITTRTKAIMPVSLFGQCADMDEIAKIASKHNIAVIEDGAQSFGALYKGKRSCNLSVIGCTSFFPAKPLGCYGDGGAVFTSDDELAKKIRILLNHGQTERYVHKYIGFNGRLDAIQAAVLDVKLKYFNAELAKRQIIAKNYNQNLKNVITPFIENGNESAWAQYCIRVKNRQKVLEICAKEGIPTGVYYPIPLHLQEVFAYLGHKKGDFEICEKISEDIMALPMSAFLSPEDQQKVIEVINKATA
- a CDS encoding Gfo/Idh/MocA family protein, which gives rise to MIKLGLLGVGKMGQNHLKNIVSLPCYELSFIYDYNDELCAKLAREYDTKASLDLDKGLASVDAIIIVTPTFTHDEYIKKVSKATKNIFVEKPLCDSFEKCQEIMLLEQNLGLNIAVGFIERFNPALKELQNELKKLDSNTHELRFTRTSLASSRITDVDVITDLMIHDIDLALYLNGDAQVLFANGVIQNNTINLATATLKHENGIISHIHASRITHKNERKISISTDEAHFECDLLAKELTVFKNAKNELVQAKEANALKDELVAFSELCAGQKSNKLADAKSATKAMKIATDIAKIIKEQK
- the rplU gene encoding 50S ribosomal protein L21 translates to MYAIFKHGGKQYKVSQGDYLNLDHFSSEKGASVELSEVLAVCDKELKVGTPFVSGAKITLKVIAEGKDRKVVIFKKRRRKDSKRKRGFRREYTRVKVESIQA
- the rpmA gene encoding 50S ribosomal protein L27 translates to MAHKKGQGSTQNNRDSIGRRLGVKKFGGEFVRAGNIIIRQRGTATHAGVGVGMGKDHTIFALIDGVVKFERKDKNRKKVSVYPAA
- the obgE gene encoding GTPase ObgE is translated as MFVDHAKFTIRSGKGGAGCASFRREKFVELGGPDGGDGGNGGNVYFQAQNNTHTLAFYSGKRLLKAGSGEQGSSRKKHGKKGEDLVLIVPPGTSVIDADSGELLLDMINDGEKKLILKGGKGGLGNVHFKNSVNQAPTYAQPGEPYSELNLRLELKSIADVGLVGFPNVGKSTLISTISNAKPEIANYEFTTITPKLGRVNVGEFDGFIMADIPGIIGGASEGKGLGLAFLKHIERTKILLFMLDLAHPSMDVKEQFAALKTELGKFSSELALRPFAIALTRSDACKNASEILADFAGDFEMKAKLKDDFLLAKSEDDFSNTPASKPFFIAVISAAISHNIDELKYQLFAQISNQNL
- the ndk gene encoding nucleoside-diphosphate kinase; amino-acid sequence: MEQTLSIIKPDAVKKGVIGKIISRFETNGLRIAAAKKLQLSTDDAKKFYEVHKERPFYGELVEFMTSGPVVVMVLEGEGAVAKNRELMGATNPKEAAPGTIRADFAESIDANAVHGSDSLENAKNEIAFFFAKREIC
- a CDS encoding DUF177 domain-containing protein, which encodes MKIAFAKIGSEPLNISHECEGISFKGTLKRKNAEQVLASGELSGVLKHFCDSCGEPLEISINESLELSLNDGATSAPGLDIVEFYDGFIDLGELINSEIESIKSDYFYCKNCKTN
- the rpmF gene encoding 50S ribosomal protein L32, coding for MAVPKRRVSHTRAAKRRTHYKVTLPMPVKDKDGSWKMPHRVNPTTGQYK
- the plsX gene encoding phosphate acyltransferase PlsX; this translates as MIKIAIDAMGGDFGPAPIVEGVLQALSEASFEAILVGKRAEIEPLVPKGLESRISYEEASDVFDMDEMATDALKRKDSSIYKAIELVRNGSADAVVSAGHSGATMSLATLRIGRLDGVSRPPIATLMPTIIRDKKTLVLDVGANVDCKPEHLFEFAVMSEAYAQQILRIQKPKISLLSNGEEDCKGNETSKAAFELLKKMDNFVGNAEGNQVFDGSVDIIVCDGFVGNILLKTAEGVSGAISKIIKRNIKESAIAMIGAVLLKRVFKKLKNDVDYDEYGGAPLLGVKKCTIISHGKSSPKAIKNAIFQSIKFSKSNINEQIISKLASYNQ
- a CDS encoding beta-ketoacyl-ACP synthase III, producing the protein MKKAALVSIAAYAPQKILTNADLEKMVETSDEWIVKRTGIHSRHIAEDESLTSMALKAGKLALERSGLEKNEIDCLICATVTPDFFCMPSTAAQVASELGLGAIMAFDIGAACSGFVYLLEVAKSLVESGAKKNVLIIGADKFSSIVDYSDRSICVLFGDGAGAGVVSVASSDNHIISTHCASDGSKGELLMTPKDGRNVGFVKMSGNEVFKIAVNTLTNDVVELLEKSGIASSQIDLFIPHQANLRIIKAVQERLGLSEAKCVVTVGEYGNTSAASIPMAMNTAYEDGRLKAGSLILLDAFGGGFTWGSALLRFGR